Proteins encoded together in one Ictidomys tridecemlineatus isolate mIctTri1 chromosome 3, mIctTri1.hap1, whole genome shotgun sequence window:
- the Gpr142 gene encoding putative G-protein coupled receptor 142: MGLEEPETAGQPRATLLPTPNGSGPGQEWEGHWPEIPEKSPCVVGVIPVIYYSVLLSLGLPANLLTSVALARLAAKTRKPSYYYLLALTGSDITTQVVIVLVGFLLQGALLARQVPQAVVRMANVLEFAANHASVWVTVLLTVDRYNALCHPLRHRATSSPGRTRRAIAAVLSAALLTGIPFYWWLDVWRDTGPPGTLDEVLKWAHCLIVFFIPCSVFLVSNSAIVLQLRKRGRSGLQPWVGKSTAILLGVTLLFALLWAPRIFVMLYHLYVAPVHRDWRVHLALDVANMVAMLNTAVNFGLYCFVSKTFRATVQQVIHDAHLPCTLGSQPEGMVGEPVLRPPELPKGAGL, from the exons ATGGGACTTGAGGAACCAGAGACAG CAGGCCAGCCGAGAGCAACCCTGCTGCCCACACCCAATGGTAGTGGGCCGGGCCAGGAGTGGGAAGGCCACTGGCCAGAGATCCCAGAGAAGTCACCGTGCGTGGTTGGTGTCATTCCTGTCATCTACTACAGTGTTCTGCTGAGCTTGGGGCTGCCTG CCAACCTCCTGACCTCAGTGGCCCTAGCCCGCCTCGCCGCCAAGACCAGGAAGCCCTCCTACTACTACCTCCTGGCGCTCACGGGCTCCGACATCACCACCCAGGTGGTCATCGTCTTGGTGGGCTTCCTCCTGCAGGGCGCGCTCCTGGCCCGCCAGGTGCCCCAGGCTGTAGTGCGCATGGCTAACGTCCTGGAGTTTGCCGCCAACCACGCCTCGGTCTGGGTCACTGTCCTGCTGACCGTTGACCGCTACAACGCCCTGTGCCACCCCCTGCGCCATCGGGCCACCTCGTCCCCAGGCAGGACCCGCAGGGCTATTGCTGCTGTCCTCAGCGCCGCCCTGCTGACTGGCATCCCCTTCTACTGGTGGCTGGATGTGTGGAGGGACACGGGCCCCCCCGGCACGCTGGACGAGGTCCTCAAGTGGGCCCACTGCCTCATCGTCTTCTTCATCCCCTGCAGCGTTTTCCTGGTCAGCAACTCAGCCATCGTCCTCCAGCTGCGGAAGAGGGGACGGAGCGGGCTGCAGCCCTGGGTGGGCAAGAGCACAGCCATCCTCCTGGGGGTCACCTTGCTCTTTGCCCTCCTGTGGGCACCCCGGATCTTCGTCATGCTCTACCACCTGTATGTGGCCCCCGTCCACCGGGACTGGAGGGTCCACCTGGCCCTGGATGTGGCCAACATGGTGGCCATGCTCAACACAGCAGTCAACTTTGGCCTCTACTGCTTTGTCAGCAAGACTTTCCGGGCCACTGTCCAGCAGGTCATCCATGATGCCCACCTGCCCTGCACCCTGGGGTCACAGCCAGAGGGCATGGTGGGGGAGCCTGTGCTCAGGCCCCCAGAACTCCCCAAAGGGGCGGGGTTGTAG